A DNA window from Rhizobium jaguaris contains the following coding sequences:
- a CDS encoding LysR family transcriptional regulator VtlR — protein sequence MPLDWDKLRIFHAAAEAGSFTHAADKLHLSQSAISRQVSALEQDVGIKLFHRHARGLILTEQGELLYRTAHDVLLKLETVKMQLTETTDKPSGKLRVTTTVGLGQGWLTDKIQEFLQLYPDMSIQLILDNEELDVNMRHADCAIRLRQPQQSDLIQRKLFTVHMHVYAAPSYINRHGEPQSVEDLDNHRIISFGEPAPNYLLDVNWLEIAGRSSDNKRAPHLQINSQTSIKRACLLGIGIAVLPDYIVGRDPGLIQLAINADVPSFDTYFCYPDEMKNAAKLKVFRDFIVSKARNWNF from the coding sequence ATGCCATTGGACTGGGACAAGCTGCGTATCTTTCACGCGGCTGCCGAAGCGGGTTCGTTCACACACGCGGCCGACAAACTGCATTTGTCCCAATCCGCCATCAGCCGACAGGTTAGCGCACTCGAGCAGGATGTCGGTATCAAGCTGTTTCATCGCCATGCCCGCGGCCTGATCCTGACTGAACAGGGCGAACTGCTTTACCGCACCGCGCATGACGTGCTCTTGAAGCTCGAAACGGTCAAGATGCAATTGACTGAGACGACTGACAAGCCAAGCGGCAAGCTGCGCGTGACGACAACGGTCGGCCTCGGCCAGGGCTGGCTGACCGACAAGATCCAGGAATTCCTGCAGCTTTATCCCGACATGTCGATCCAGCTCATCCTCGACAATGAGGAGTTGGACGTGAACATGCGCCATGCCGACTGCGCCATCCGTCTGCGCCAGCCGCAGCAGTCGGATTTGATCCAGCGCAAGCTCTTCACCGTGCATATGCATGTCTACGCTGCTCCCTCCTACATCAACCGCCACGGCGAGCCGCAATCGGTGGAGGATCTGGACAATCACCGCATCATCAGCTTCGGCGAACCGGCGCCGAACTATCTGCTCGACGTCAACTGGCTGGAGATCGCCGGCCGCTCGTCCGATAACAAGCGCGCTCCGCATCTGCAGATCAACAGCCAGACCTCGATCAAGCGCGCCTGCCTGCTCGGCATCGGCATAGCGGTGCTGCCGGACTACATTGTCGGCCGCGACCCTGGACTCATTCAGCTCGCGATCAATGCCGACGTGCCGTCCTTTGACACCTATTTCTGCTATCCCGACGAAATGAAAAATGCCGCCAAACTCAAGGTTTTCCGGGATTTTATCGTTTCGAAGGCACGAAATTGGAACTTTTAA
- a CDS encoding ArsR/SmtB family transcription factor: MDKTEILKALAHPARLEILNQLKDPQIHFPTQEHPLELGVCASQFERCGLSQSTVSAHLGTLHRAGLVTTRRLGQWIFYKRNEETIAEFLATLQKEL; encoded by the coding sequence ATGGACAAAACTGAGATACTGAAGGCATTGGCCCATCCGGCCAGGCTCGAAATCCTCAACCAGCTCAAAGATCCGCAAATACATTTTCCGACCCAGGAACATCCATTGGAGCTGGGCGTCTGTGCAAGTCAGTTCGAGCGTTGCGGCCTGTCGCAATCCACCGTCTCCGCCCATCTCGGCACCTTACATCGCGCCGGCCTGGTGACCACCAGACGTCTCGGCCAGTGGATTTTCTATAAGCGCAATGAGGAAACCATCGCTGAATTCCTCGCAACCCTGCAAAAGGAACTTTGA
- a CDS encoding MFS transporter: MPLALLVLALSSFAIGTTEFVIMGLLPEVSTDLSVTIPQAGWLVTGYALAVAIGAPIMAVSTAHLRRRSALIMLMGFFILGNLLCAIAPGYWVLMIARIVTALCHGAFFGIGSVVAASLVAEDRKARAVALMFTGLTLANVLGVPLGTAFGQAFGWRAPFWIVTLLGVASLAGLMLVLPKGEEVRHGNLGREISALRGVGLWLSLLTTVFFSAAMFALFTYIAPLLRDITGVSPQWVTLTLLLIGVGLTIGNLIGGKLADWRLGATLAGVFAAIALTSAIFSITSHSFIPAEITLFLWAAASFAAVPALQINVVSFGKDAPNLVSTINIGAFNTGNALGAWVGGAVIDAGFSLSHVPLAGSVMAILGFITVVLTFATARAKGAALASS; the protein is encoded by the coding sequence ATGCCGCTTGCGCTCCTCGTCCTGGCACTGAGCTCCTTTGCCATCGGAACGACTGAATTCGTCATCATGGGCCTGCTGCCCGAAGTCTCCACCGATCTGTCCGTCACCATTCCCCAAGCCGGCTGGCTGGTCACCGGTTATGCGTTGGCGGTGGCGATTGGTGCGCCGATCATGGCTGTTTCCACGGCGCATCTCCGCCGCCGTTCGGCATTGATCATGCTGATGGGTTTCTTCATCCTCGGCAATCTTCTCTGCGCGATCGCACCCGGCTATTGGGTCTTGATGATCGCTCGCATCGTCACCGCGCTTTGCCATGGCGCCTTCTTCGGCATCGGCTCGGTCGTTGCCGCAAGCCTCGTCGCGGAAGACCGGAAGGCTCGCGCCGTCGCGTTGATGTTCACTGGTCTGACGCTTGCCAATGTGCTCGGCGTGCCGCTCGGCACCGCATTCGGCCAGGCCTTCGGCTGGCGCGCACCCTTCTGGATAGTCACCCTGCTCGGCGTCGCTTCGCTTGCCGGCTTGATGCTTGTCCTGCCCAAAGGCGAGGAAGTCCGCCACGGCAATCTTGGGCGCGAGATCTCGGCGCTGCGCGGCGTCGGTCTGTGGCTGTCGCTGTTGACAACGGTGTTCTTCTCCGCGGCGATGTTCGCACTGTTCACCTATATTGCGCCGCTGCTGCGCGACATCACCGGCGTTTCGCCGCAGTGGGTAACGTTGACGCTGTTGCTGATCGGTGTCGGCCTGACCATCGGCAATCTTATCGGCGGCAAACTGGCGGACTGGCGTCTCGGCGCCACGCTTGCCGGCGTCTTCGCGGCAATCGCGCTGACCTCCGCCATCTTCAGCATCACCAGTCACTCCTTCATTCCCGCCGAGATCACCCTCTTCCTCTGGGCTGCGGCAAGCTTCGCCGCCGTACCGGCGCTACAGATCAATGTCGTCAGTTTCGGCAAGGATGCGCCGAACCTGGTGTCGACGATCAACATCGGCGCCTTCAATACCGGCAATGCGCTCGGCGCCTGGGTCGGTGGTGCGGTCATCGACGCCGGCTTCTCGCTATCACATGTGCCGCTTGCCGGCTCCGTCATGGCGATCCTCGGCTTTATCACCGTGGTGTTGACCTTCGCGACTGCCAGAGCGAAGGGCGCCGCGCTCGCCTCCTCCTAA
- a CDS encoding alkene reductase has translation MTKLFEPTKLGDISLANRIVMAPLTRNRSPNAVPNDLNVKYYAQRATAGLIITEATAITHQGQGYADVPGLYTKEALDGWKKVTDAVHAKGGKIVVQMWHVGRISHTTLQPNGGKPVSSTSKRANAKTYLVNGDGSGGFTDVSEPRALEASEIPGIIEDYRKAARAAIEAGFDGVEIHGANGYLIDQFLRADVNDRTDQYGGSIENRARFLFEVVDAVAKEVGAGRTAIRISPVTPSGDSSDPHPQTLFTYVVEGLAKYGLAYIHVVEGQTSGARDFLPFDYDALHTAYKVAGGTSAWMLNNGYNREMAIEAVESGKADVVAFGKPFISNPDLVRRLKENAPLAALNQATLYGGGANGYADYPTLDEVA, from the coding sequence ATGACCAAACTCTTCGAACCGACGAAACTTGGCGATATCTCCCTCGCCAACCGCATCGTCATGGCGCCGCTGACGCGCAATCGCTCTCCGAATGCCGTTCCGAACGACCTGAACGTCAAATACTACGCCCAGCGCGCCACGGCGGGCCTGATCATCACCGAAGCGACGGCCATCACCCATCAGGGCCAGGGCTATGCCGACGTACCCGGTCTCTACACCAAGGAAGCCCTCGACGGCTGGAAGAAAGTGACTGATGCCGTGCATGCCAAGGGCGGCAAGATCGTCGTGCAGATGTGGCATGTCGGCCGTATCTCCCACACCACGCTGCAGCCGAACGGCGGCAAGCCTGTCTCCTCCACCTCCAAGCGCGCCAACGCCAAGACTTACCTGGTTAACGGCGACGGCAGCGGCGGCTTTACCGATGTCTCCGAGCCACGCGCTCTCGAGGCCTCGGAAATTCCAGGCATCATTGAAGATTACCGCAAGGCCGCCCGCGCCGCGATCGAAGCCGGTTTTGATGGCGTCGAAATTCATGGGGCCAACGGCTACCTCATCGACCAATTCCTGCGCGCCGACGTCAACGACCGCACCGACCAGTATGGCGGCTCGATCGAAAACCGCGCCCGCTTCCTCTTCGAAGTGGTTGACGCTGTCGCCAAGGAAGTCGGCGCCGGCCGCACCGCGATCCGCATCTCGCCGGTAACGCCATCAGGTGATTCCAGCGATCCCCATCCGCAGACACTTTTCACCTATGTCGTCGAGGGTCTGGCCAAGTATGGCCTCGCCTATATTCACGTCGTCGAAGGCCAGACCAGCGGCGCGCGTGACTTCCTGCCCTTCGACTATGATGCCCTGCACACTGCTTACAAGGTTGCGGGCGGCACGTCGGCTTGGATGCTCAACAACGGCTACAATCGCGAGATGGCGATAGAAGCGGTCGAAAGCGGCAAAGCCGACGTCGTCGCCTTCGGCAAGCCCTTCATTTCCAACCCGGACCTCGTTCGCCGGCTGAAGGAAAACGCGCCGCTCGCAGCGCTCAACCAGGCAACGCTCTATGGCGGTGGCGCAAACGGCTACGCCGACTACCCGACTCTGGACGAAGTGGCTTAA
- a CDS encoding aminoglycoside phosphotransferase family protein, with amino-acid sequence MFEHYLKRWSLTPDGEAIITRSSHLLPVIWRGLPAMLKVALDIDEKLGSQVLRWWDGDGAAHVYEHDGDAALLERATGPGSLLTMAMEGGDDEASRIICRTAGKLHAPRATPLPDLVPLDRWFRELEPAARTHGGLLATCADIARHLLEDQRDPTVLHGDIHHENIMDFGPRGWLAIDPKRVYGERSYDFANTFCNPELPIVTAPGRLQRQLPIVCAEAKLEPKRMLRWIVAYAGLSAAWFLSDGDARNAESDFSVARIALTELQI; translated from the coding sequence ATGTTTGAGCACTATCTGAAGCGCTGGTCGCTGACGCCGGATGGCGAAGCGATCATTACTCGTTCCAGCCATCTCCTGCCGGTTATCTGGCGCGGCTTGCCCGCCATGCTGAAAGTCGCGCTCGATATCGACGAGAAACTCGGCAGCCAGGTCTTGCGCTGGTGGGACGGCGACGGCGCCGCGCATGTCTACGAACATGACGGCGATGCCGCTCTCCTGGAACGGGCGACCGGACCGGGCTCGCTGCTGACGATGGCGATGGAAGGCGGTGATGACGAGGCAAGCCGGATCATCTGTCGCACGGCCGGAAAGCTTCATGCGCCGCGGGCAACGCCGTTGCCGGATCTGGTTCCGCTTGACCGCTGGTTTCGCGAGCTTGAGCCGGCCGCACGTACTCATGGCGGTCTTCTCGCCACCTGCGCCGATATTGCGCGTCACCTGCTCGAGGATCAACGCGACCCTACAGTGCTGCACGGCGACATCCACCACGAAAATATCATGGATTTCGGCCCCCGCGGCTGGCTCGCCATCGACCCGAAGCGCGTCTACGGCGAACGCAGTTACGATTTCGCCAATACCTTCTGCAACCCGGAACTTCCCATCGTCACCGCCCCCGGCCGTCTGCAGCGGCAATTGCCGATCGTCTGTGCCGAAGCGAAGCTGGAGCCGAAGCGGATGCTGCGGTGGATCGTCGCCTATGCCGGCCTTTCCGCCGCTTGGTTCCTCAGCGACGGCGATGCCAGAAATGCCGAGTCGGATTTCAGCGTCGCCAGGATCGCGCTCACCGAACTCCAGATCTGA
- a CDS encoding SDR family oxidoreductase, whose amino-acid sequence MTEQMNNGKTALVLGATGGIGGAVARTLAARGWHIRALNRNAAEAARREPGFDWVQGDAMQASDVLKAADGADVIVHAVNPPGYRNWAQLVLPMLNSTIAAAKAVGARIVLPGTVYNFGPDVFPNVTEDSPQNPRTRKGAIRVEMEKRLKAAAESGTSVIIVRAGDFFGQATNSWFSQGIVKPGKPVTSVSNPGRAGIGHQWAYLPDVAETMARLIEKGDALPAFAVYHMRGHWDGDGRQMVAAIERVVGHKVKVKAFPWWILPLAAPFVTVMRELREMRYLWKVPLQMRNDKLVAVLGEEPHTPIEVAVKASLVAIGCLPAR is encoded by the coding sequence ATGACTGAGCAGATGAACAATGGAAAGACCGCTCTCGTCCTGGGTGCCACCGGCGGTATTGGCGGTGCCGTGGCCCGCACGCTCGCCGCCCGTGGCTGGCACATCCGGGCGCTGAACCGCAATGCGGCGGAAGCGGCGCGGCGCGAGCCTGGTTTCGACTGGGTGCAGGGCGATGCGATGCAAGCGAGCGATGTGTTGAAGGCGGCTGACGGAGCCGACGTGATCGTGCATGCCGTCAACCCGCCCGGCTACCGGAACTGGGCGCAACTCGTGCTGCCGATGCTGAACAGCACGATTGCAGCGGCAAAAGCGGTTGGTGCACGGATCGTCCTCCCCGGCACGGTTTATAATTTCGGCCCTGATGTCTTTCCTAACGTTACGGAGGACAGTCCGCAGAACCCGCGGACGCGCAAGGGTGCGATTCGCGTCGAGATGGAGAAGCGGCTGAAGGCCGCGGCGGAAAGCGGCACGTCCGTCATCATTGTGCGCGCCGGTGATTTCTTCGGCCAAGCCACCAACAGTTGGTTTTCGCAGGGCATCGTCAAGCCCGGCAAGCCGGTGACATCAGTGAGCAATCCGGGCCGCGCCGGCATCGGCCATCAATGGGCCTATCTGCCGGATGTTGCCGAAACGATGGCCCGCCTGATCGAGAAGGGTGACGCGCTTCCTGCCTTCGCTGTCTACCACATGCGCGGTCATTGGGATGGAGACGGTCGGCAGATGGTTGCTGCGATCGAACGTGTCGTCGGGCACAAGGTCAAGGTGAAGGCCTTTCCCTGGTGGATCCTGCCGCTCGCCGCACCCTTCGTAACGGTCATGAGAGAATTGCGGGAAATGCGCTATCTCTGGAAAGTGCCGTTGCAGATGCGGAACGACAAGCTGGTGGCAGTCCTTGGCGAAGAACCGCATACCCCCATCGAGGTGGCGGTGAAGGCAAGCCTTGTGGCAATCGGCTGCTTGCCGGCGCGCTGA
- a CDS encoding LysR family transcriptional regulator, whose translation MKASEPSWDFYRIFLAVLDHGSLSAAARDLGLTQPTIGRHIDALEEAVGSELFTRSQQGLLPTDAALALKPYAETLASTTAALLRAASGARDSINGTVRISASEVIGTEVLPPILAELQMAHPDLTIELSASDNVEDLLQREADVAVRMIVPAQDALLARRIGIISLGFFAHRSYLERYGEPKSVGELRRHKLIGFDRQTAFIRTMLKRYPMFDDISFAFKSDHSIVHHNALRAGIGIGFYQVPLARRDENLVRVLPEIELSLDTWVAMHENLKTSPRCRVTFDALVAGLLDYVKGGVER comes from the coding sequence ATGAAAGCATCGGAACCAAGCTGGGATTTCTACCGCATCTTCCTCGCCGTACTTGACCACGGCTCGCTTTCGGCTGCCGCCCGGGATCTCGGCCTGACCCAGCCGACCATCGGCCGCCATATCGACGCGCTAGAGGAAGCCGTTGGCAGCGAACTTTTCACGCGCTCGCAACAAGGTCTGCTTCCGACAGATGCGGCCCTTGCACTCAAACCCTATGCCGAAACTCTGGCCAGCACGACCGCCGCCTTGCTCCGCGCGGCTTCTGGTGCACGCGACAGCATCAACGGCACGGTACGCATTAGCGCCAGCGAGGTGATCGGCACTGAAGTCCTGCCGCCAATCCTGGCCGAATTGCAGATGGCACATCCCGACCTGACGATCGAACTGTCGGCATCGGACAATGTGGAAGACCTGTTGCAGCGTGAAGCTGACGTTGCCGTGCGCATGATAGTCCCGGCCCAGGATGCCCTACTCGCGCGTCGTATCGGCATCATCTCCTTGGGCTTCTTCGCGCATCGCAGCTATCTCGAACGATATGGTGAACCCAAAAGCGTTGGCGAACTGCGCCGGCACAAGCTGATTGGCTTCGACCGGCAGACTGCTTTCATCCGCACCATGTTGAAGCGCTATCCCATGTTCGACGACATTTCCTTCGCTTTCAAATCAGACCACAGCATCGTCCATCATAACGCGTTGCGCGCCGGCATCGGCATCGGCTTCTATCAAGTGCCGCTTGCGAGACGAGATGAGAATCTTGTTCGGGTGCTACCCGAGATCGAATTGTCGCTCGATACCTGGGTCGCCATGCATGAAAACCTGAAGACGTCACCGCGTTGCCGCGTGACTTTTGATGCGCTGGTGGCGGGATTACTCGACTACGTCAAAGGTGGCGTAGAGCGGTAA
- a CDS encoding DUF2188 domain-containing protein translates to MVKVTYEIVPHDGGWAYRFGDVYSEAFPTHSEAVEAARIVAAEQQIGGDSAEISWQDERGKWHEEYTDGGDRPETEVVDGKVHFPPVDTAPGA, encoded by the coding sequence ATGGTCAAGGTCACTTACGAAATCGTGCCACATGATGGCGGATGGGCGTATCGTTTTGGCGACGTCTATTCCGAGGCGTTTCCGACCCATTCCGAAGCGGTGGAGGCGGCCAGGATCGTAGCGGCCGAGCAGCAGATTGGCGGCGACTCTGCCGAGATCAGTTGGCAGGATGAGCGGGGCAAATGGCACGAAGAATATACCGACGGCGGCGATCGACCGGAAACGGAAGTTGTCGACGGCAAGGTGCATTTCCCGCCGGTCGATACGGCTCCAGGTGCTTAA
- a CDS encoding calcium:proton antiporter produces the protein MAISTWLKRETFLVVAFAVAVVAYLGEHAVLDMGQAVSLLAAAALVATIILVSMRVAHHAEILAAKVGDPYGTMILTLSAVSVEVIMLAILMGGESSPTLVRDTIYSAVMLDINGILGLAALLGGLKHGEQPYNDDSSKSYGVMILTAMAISMIVPEFIPEAKWHYYSAFTIVAMIALYTLFLRMQVGKHSYFFSYSYPRAENKHGAEEDRHGQESTAASIATILIGVILIGGLAEFMSAFMDVGLRDSGAPPAIAAIVVAAISAAPEILTALRAALRNRMQATINIAMGASLSTVILTVPVMEAIALYTGQPFIMAMSPVQTVMIMITLIVAAINLNDGETNAIEGMTHFILFATFIMLTGLGL, from the coding sequence TTGGCAATATCGACCTGGCTGAAGCGGGAAACGTTCCTGGTAGTTGCATTTGCCGTCGCTGTGGTCGCCTATCTCGGCGAACATGCGGTGCTGGATATGGGACAGGCCGTATCGCTGCTGGCTGCAGCCGCACTGGTTGCAACCATCATACTTGTCTCCATGCGTGTGGCCCATCACGCCGAAATTCTGGCGGCGAAAGTCGGTGATCCCTATGGCACGATGATCCTGACGCTGTCGGCTGTCTCCGTCGAAGTGATCATGCTGGCGATCCTGATGGGCGGCGAAAGCTCGCCGACGCTGGTGCGCGACACGATCTATTCCGCCGTCATGCTCGACATCAACGGCATCCTCGGCCTCGCCGCCCTTCTGGGCGGGCTGAAGCATGGCGAGCAGCCCTACAACGACGACTCCAGTAAGTCCTACGGCGTGATGATTCTGACCGCCATGGCTATTTCGATGATTGTGCCGGAATTCATCCCCGAAGCGAAATGGCATTATTATTCCGCCTTCACGATTGTCGCGATGATCGCGCTCTACACGCTGTTCCTGCGCATGCAGGTAGGCAAACACAGCTATTTCTTCAGCTACAGCTATCCGCGCGCTGAGAACAAGCATGGCGCGGAAGAGGATCGTCATGGCCAAGAGTCAACGGCGGCCTCAATCGCCACAATCCTGATCGGCGTCATATTGATCGGCGGGCTTGCGGAATTCATGTCGGCCTTCATGGATGTCGGCCTGCGAGATAGCGGCGCGCCCCCGGCGATTGCCGCCATCGTCGTTGCCGCTATTTCTGCCGCCCCTGAAATCCTGACGGCCTTGCGGGCAGCGCTGCGCAACCGCATGCAGGCCACGATCAACATCGCCATGGGCGCCTCTCTCTCGACCGTCATTCTCACTGTGCCAGTCATGGAGGCGATCGCGCTCTATACCGGCCAGCCCTTCATCATGGCCATGTCGCCGGTGCAGACCGTGATGATCATGATCACCCTCATCGTCGCCGCCATCAATCTCAACGATGGCGAAACCAATGCCATCGAAGGCATGACCCATTTCATTCTCTTCGCCACCTTCATCATGCTGACCGGATTGGGGCTTTGA
- a CDS encoding pyridoxal phosphate-dependent aminotransferase, with protein MAFLADALSRVKPSATIAVSQKARDLKAKGRDVIGLGAGEPDFDTPDNIKKAAIDAINRGETKYTPVSGIPELRKAIAAKFKRENNLDYTWEQTIVGTGGKQILFNAFMATLNAGDEVIIPTPYWVSYPEMVALCGGTPVFIATTQANNFKLQPADLEAAITPKTKWFMFNSPSNPSGAAYSHAELKALTDVLVKHPHVWILTDDMYEHLTYGEFKFATPVEVEPSLYDRTLTMNGVSKAYAMTGWRIGYAAGPLQLIKAMDMIQGQQTSGATSIAQWAAVEALNGPQDFIPRNKKIFEGRRDLVVSMLNQAKGISCPVPEGAFYVYPSCAGLIGKTAPTGKVIETDEDFVSELLESEGVAVVHGSAFGLGPNFRISYATSEELLEEACRRIQRFCAACK; from the coding sequence ATGGCCTTTCTTGCCGACGCTCTTTCCCGTGTAAAGCCTTCTGCCACCATCGCCGTTTCCCAGAAAGCACGCGATCTGAAAGCAAAAGGACGCGACGTGATCGGCCTCGGCGCCGGCGAGCCGGATTTCGATACGCCTGATAATATCAAGAAGGCCGCCATCGACGCGATCAACCGCGGCGAGACGAAGTACACGCCGGTCTCCGGCATTCCAGAATTGCGCAAGGCGATCGCTGCCAAGTTCAAGCGCGAGAACAATCTCGACTATACCTGGGAGCAGACGATCGTCGGCACCGGCGGCAAGCAGATCCTGTTCAACGCCTTCATGGCGACGCTGAATGCCGGCGATGAAGTCATCATCCCGACACCTTACTGGGTTTCCTACCCGGAAATGGTGGCGCTTTGTGGCGGCACGCCGGTTTTCATCGCGACGACGCAGGCCAATAACTTCAAGCTGCAGCCTGCCGATCTTGAAGCTGCGATCACGCCGAAGACCAAGTGGTTCATGTTCAACTCACCGTCCAACCCGTCGGGTGCTGCCTATTCGCATGCCGAGCTGAAGGCGCTGACGGACGTGCTGGTCAAGCATCCGCATGTCTGGATCCTGACCGACGACATGTACGAACACCTGACCTATGGCGAGTTCAAGTTCGCCACACCGGTCGAAGTCGAGCCGAGCCTCTACGATCGCACGCTGACGATGAACGGCGTCTCGAAGGCCTATGCGATGACCGGCTGGCGTATTGGTTACGCCGCCGGCCCGCTGCAGCTTATCAAGGCGATGGACATGATCCAGGGCCAGCAGACCTCGGGTGCGACGTCGATTGCACAATGGGCTGCCGTCGAAGCGCTGAACGGGCCGCAGGATTTCATCCCGCGCAACAAGAAGATCTTCGAAGGCCGCCGCGACCTCGTCGTGTCGATGCTGAACCAGGCAAAGGGCATTTCCTGCCCGGTGCCGGAAGGCGCCTTCTACGTCTATCCGTCGTGCGCCGGCCTGATCGGCAAGACGGCGCCGACCGGCAAGGTCATCGAGACGGACGAAGACTTCGTGTCGGAACTCTTGGAATCGGAAGGTGTCGCCGTCGTTCACGGCTCCGCCTTCGGCCTTGGCCCGAACTTCCGCATTTCCTACGCGACCTCGGAAGAACTTCTCGAGGAAGCATGCCGCCGCATCCAGCGCTTCTGCGCGGCCTGCAAGTAA
- a CDS encoding PQQ-dependent sugar dehydrogenase: MVNPAHADPVKTIDTQKVKVKVETVASGLDHPWAVEVLPDGAYLVTERPGHLRIIRDGKVSAPIAGVPNVYAHGQGGLLDVALDPKFAGNRTIYFTASIAEDSGSGTAVFRAVLSPDERRLIDVKRIFLMNKLSQGDLQYGSRIAIAKDGSLFVSLGDRFEQDRAQDFHDDAGSIIHIRADGSIPADNPFKDGVKALPEIWSKGHRNPEGITFDAADGRLYTVEHGPKGGDEINTPEAGKNYGWPVISYGRNYDGTKVGIGTAKKGMEQPIFYWDPSIAPGAIAVYRGRMFPEWKGDFLVAALKFKLLSRLDRDGSGKVTERERMFKGDFGRLRDVVVAPDGALLITTDENDGALLRVSRAAE; encoded by the coding sequence ATGGTGAATCCCGCACACGCCGATCCAGTCAAAACGATCGACACACAGAAGGTCAAAGTTAAGGTCGAGACAGTCGCAAGCGGGCTCGATCATCCCTGGGCGGTCGAAGTGCTGCCGGACGGCGCCTATCTCGTGACGGAGCGGCCTGGCCACCTGCGCATCATCCGTGACGGCAAGGTGTCCGCTCCAATCGCAGGCGTGCCAAATGTCTACGCGCACGGCCAGGGCGGGCTGCTCGACGTAGCCCTTGATCCGAAATTCGCCGGCAACCGCACCATTTATTTCACCGCCTCCATTGCCGAGGACAGCGGCAGCGGCACGGCAGTCTTCCGCGCTGTCCTATCGCCGGACGAACGGCGGCTGATCGATGTGAAACGCATCTTTCTGATGAACAAGCTTTCGCAGGGCGACTTGCAATACGGCTCGCGTATAGCAATCGCCAAGGACGGGAGCCTGTTCGTCAGCCTGGGTGACCGCTTCGAACAGGATCGCGCCCAGGATTTCCATGACGATGCCGGTTCGATCATCCATATCCGGGCCGACGGCAGCATACCCGCCGACAACCCGTTTAAGGATGGCGTAAAGGCTTTGCCGGAAATATGGTCCAAGGGACATCGCAATCCCGAAGGCATCACCTTCGATGCCGCCGACGGCAGGCTCTATACGGTTGAACACGGCCCCAAAGGCGGCGACGAGATCAACACACCGGAGGCGGGCAAGAACTACGGCTGGCCGGTCATTTCCTACGGGCGTAACTATGACGGCACCAAGGTCGGCATTGGCACTGCCAAAAAGGGGATGGAGCAGCCGATCTTCTATTGGGATCCGTCGATCGCACCCGGCGCCATTGCCGTCTATCGCGGTCGGATGTTCCCGGAATGGAAGGGCGATTTCCTGGTCGCCGCGCTGAAATTCAAGCTGCTGTCGCGTCTTGATCGCGACGGTAGCGGCAAGGTGACCGAACGCGAACGCATGTTCAAAGGTGATTTCGGACGGCTTCGCGACGTCGTGGTCGCGCCGGACGGCGCGCTGTTGATTACGACGGACGAAAATGACGGCGCGTTGCTGCGCGTCTCCAGAGCAGCAGAATAG